In Edaphobacter paludis, a single window of DNA contains:
- a CDS encoding carboxypeptidase regulatory-like domain-containing protein, with the protein MKFLSSSGVPMKRFCSLLVLTALLIGTSFLAHAQTAGTASVQGTVTDPTGASIPNAKVTFTNTGTHTSRATATDGAGIFSLPNLPVGAYSLVIAAPGFQGYTRTGVLEVGNNIQINPALTVGSSTEQVEVQATGAALDTETSSFKQVIDQKRITELPLNGRQATDLILISGGAVTAPTGDLTGSKNYQSSTVIAVAGGQGNYNNYVLDGGYHVDNFTNVNLPFPFPDALHEFSVENNSLPARNGVHPGALVNVVTNSGTNQWHGTVFEFLRNNIINSTNFFSTAKDTLKRNQFGGTLGGKIITDKLFFFGGYQGTRNKQVGNATSYCIPTPAELTGDFSQQPSKTASRCGIASTKIVDPVTGADISATRKIPQSSLNQQTLNLIKYLPNSQADQYGLVNIALPANSTEDQYIGRLDYTWSARHSLFGRYFITNYNQPSYYSPTNILLTSTAGNSERVQTFTLGDTFIVTPHLVNTFHGTYSRRRDTRGPTAGGINATTLGANLYVYAPVDLRLNVTNNFSTGCGTCAPGFFNVNTEDFTNDVDYLHGKHQFAFGGEIIRTGDNTNTGYLFNGDYTFSGQLSGAKNKNVGEPLIDFLTGQMSSFSQSRAQQTTYRQTMFSIYGQDTYHFTQRLTVNIGLRWEPNLYQTDKFGRGSTFIRSAFDANQHSTKFPNAPAGSFYYGDAGVPKSFTDNRLANFSPRAALTYDPYGTGRTIFRFGGAIMYDSPALYTSQRLTSNPPFVNEIDLNGQFSFSQPWAGYPGGDPFPGVYPPNASAPFPTNTLYILMPRHIQTPTVNQWTASVQQDLGRGWSFSINYLGDHNSHLWLGRGINQAVYIPGIWTGPGSCGALTISPGVGKACSSTGNSNLRTVLSLANPVQGQGYSPTMTLISDGNDSTYSGVIAAIQHRMSNNFSFLANYTWSHCISVGDAPGDIALPIFEDSNNPRLDRANCGFDVRHIFNTSIVASSHFSSLHGIAGGVVNNWQIAPIVRILSGLPLNVTTGTDNSLTGQGNDRPNVINPNAVYTHAQIYQKTPGNLAYLNSAAFTTNAIGTLGNLGRNAFRQPNYYNVDAALSRTFPIHERLAFQLRLEAFNALNHPNFNRFTTTLSSGSTFGDATAAADPRIFQLAGKFTF; encoded by the coding sequence ATGAAATTCCTAAGCTCATCCGGCGTCCCCATGAAGCGCTTCTGTTCGCTTCTCGTGTTGACTGCCCTCCTGATCGGCACATCCTTTCTCGCGCATGCACAGACTGCGGGTACCGCAAGTGTTCAGGGCACGGTCACTGACCCCACCGGCGCTTCCATCCCGAACGCCAAAGTCACCTTTACCAATACCGGCACCCATACCTCGCGGGCCACTGCTACCGACGGCGCCGGCATCTTCAGTCTCCCGAATCTTCCAGTCGGCGCCTACAGTCTGGTCATCGCGGCGCCGGGCTTTCAGGGCTACACTCGCACCGGTGTTCTGGAGGTCGGAAACAACATCCAGATCAACCCAGCCCTGACCGTCGGCAGTTCGACCGAGCAAGTCGAGGTTCAGGCAACCGGTGCTGCTCTCGACACCGAAACCAGCAGCTTCAAACAGGTCATCGATCAGAAGCGCATCACGGAGCTTCCCCTCAACGGTCGTCAGGCCACTGACCTTATCCTCATCTCTGGCGGTGCCGTGACCGCACCCACCGGCGACCTGACCGGCAGCAAGAACTACCAGAGTTCTACCGTCATCGCCGTCGCTGGCGGACAGGGCAACTACAACAACTACGTCCTCGACGGCGGATACCACGTCGACAACTTCACCAACGTCAACCTGCCCTTTCCGTTCCCCGATGCGCTGCACGAATTCTCGGTCGAAAATAATAGCCTTCCTGCCCGCAACGGCGTCCATCCCGGCGCTCTGGTCAACGTCGTCACCAACTCCGGCACCAACCAGTGGCATGGCACGGTCTTCGAATTTCTGCGCAACAACATCATCAACTCCACTAACTTCTTCTCAACCGCGAAGGACACCCTCAAGCGCAACCAGTTCGGCGGTACGCTCGGCGGCAAGATCATCACCGACAAGCTCTTCTTCTTCGGCGGCTATCAGGGGACGCGTAACAAGCAAGTCGGCAACGCCACCTCCTACTGCATTCCCACTCCAGCAGAGTTGACCGGAGACTTCAGCCAGCAGCCTTCCAAGACAGCCAGCAGATGCGGAATCGCATCGACGAAAATCGTCGATCCTGTCACCGGCGCTGACATCTCCGCGACCCGCAAGATTCCGCAGAGCAGTCTCAACCAGCAGACCCTGAACCTGATCAAGTACCTGCCCAACTCGCAGGCCGACCAGTATGGCCTGGTCAACATCGCCCTTCCCGCCAACAGTACGGAGGACCAGTACATTGGCCGGCTGGATTACACCTGGAGCGCACGGCACTCCCTCTTTGGCCGCTACTTCATCACCAACTACAACCAGCCCAGCTACTACTCGCCGACGAACATCCTGCTCACAAGCACGGCGGGTAATTCGGAACGGGTCCAAACGTTCACACTAGGTGATACCTTCATCGTCACGCCGCATCTGGTGAACACCTTCCACGGAACTTACAGCCGCCGCCGGGACACCCGTGGTCCTACCGCCGGAGGCATCAATGCCACCACGCTTGGGGCCAACCTGTATGTCTATGCTCCGGTCGACCTACGGCTCAACGTCACTAATAACTTCTCGACCGGCTGCGGCACCTGCGCGCCCGGCTTCTTCAACGTCAACACCGAAGACTTCACCAACGATGTCGACTACCTCCACGGCAAACACCAGTTTGCCTTCGGCGGCGAGATCATCCGTACCGGCGACAACACCAACACGGGCTATCTCTTCAACGGCGACTACACCTTCAGCGGCCAGCTCAGCGGCGCGAAGAACAAGAACGTCGGCGAACCGCTCATCGACTTCCTGACCGGCCAGATGAGCAGCTTCAGCCAGAGCCGCGCCCAGCAGACGACGTATCGCCAGACCATGTTCAGCATCTACGGGCAGGATACCTACCACTTCACCCAGCGCCTCACCGTTAACATCGGCCTCCGCTGGGAGCCAAATCTCTACCAGACCGACAAGTTCGGACGTGGCAGCACCTTTATCCGCTCCGCCTTTGATGCCAACCAGCACAGCACCAAGTTCCCCAATGCGCCAGCGGGATCGTTCTACTACGGCGATGCCGGGGTGCCCAAATCTTTTACCGACAATCGGCTCGCCAATTTCTCTCCGAGAGCGGCGCTCACCTACGATCCTTATGGAACGGGCAGGACGATCTTCCGCTTCGGCGGCGCGATCATGTATGACTCGCCTGCTCTGTATACCTCGCAGCGCCTGACGTCCAATCCTCCGTTCGTCAACGAGATCGACCTGAACGGTCAGTTCAGCTTCAGCCAACCGTGGGCCGGATACCCCGGCGGCGATCCGTTCCCGGGAGTCTATCCGCCCAACGCCAGCGCCCCGTTCCCGACCAACACGCTCTATATTCTTATGCCTCGCCACATTCAAACGCCGACCGTCAATCAGTGGACGGCCAGCGTCCAACAGGACCTCGGCCGCGGCTGGAGCTTCTCCATCAACTATCTCGGCGATCACAACTCTCACCTCTGGCTCGGCCGGGGTATTAACCAGGCTGTCTACATCCCCGGCATATGGACAGGCCCTGGCTCCTGCGGTGCTCTGACCATCTCCCCCGGCGTGGGCAAGGCTTGCTCCTCGACGGGCAACTCCAACCTCCGCACCGTTCTCTCGCTCGCCAACCCGGTGCAGGGACAGGGCTACAGCCCGACCATGACCCTCATCAGCGATGGCAACGACTCCACCTATAGCGGTGTCATTGCGGCTATTCAGCACCGCATGTCCAATAACTTCAGCTTCCTCGCGAACTACACCTGGTCGCATTGCATCAGCGTCGGCGACGCACCGGGCGATATCGCGCTGCCGATCTTTGAGGATTCCAACAATCCGCGTCTCGACCGCGCCAACTGCGGCTTTGATGTGCGCCACATCTTCAACACCTCTATCGTTGCGTCAAGCCACTTCTCCAGCCTGCATGGAATTGCGGGAGGAGTGGTTAACAACTGGCAGATTGCTCCCATCGTTCGGATTCTGAGCGGCCTGCCTCTCAACGTCACCACCGGCACCGATAACTCGCTCACCGGACAAGGTAACGACCGGCCGAACGTGATCAATCCCAATGCGGTCTACACCCATGCGCAGATCTACCAAAAGACGCCGGGCAACCTTGCCTACCTCAACAGCGCCGCCTTTACGACGAACGCTATCGGTACGCTCGGCAACCTTGGCCGCAACGCCTTTCGCCAACCCAACTACTACAACGTGGACGCTGCACTCAGCCGTACCTTCCCTATACATGAGCGCCTTGCCTTCCAACTGCGGCTGGAGGCATTCAATGCTCTCAATCATCCCAACTTCAACAGATTCACCACCACGCTCAGTTCGGGCAGTACCTTCGGCGATGCAACCGCCGCCGCCGATCCGCGCATATTCCAACTGGCCGGAAAGTTCACTTTCTAG